Part of the Lolium rigidum isolate FL_2022 chromosome 6, APGP_CSIRO_Lrig_0.1, whole genome shotgun sequence genome, tccatcgacaccaccgccatcttcatcgccgttgctgactcccatgatgaggagggagtagttctcccccgaagctaagggttgtaccagtagctatgtggttcatctctctctcccatgtgatctttatgtgatcatgagctttgtatcactattaatctatgtgctactctagtgatgttattaaagtagtctattcctcctccatgatgtaatgttgacagtgtgtgcatcatgaagtacttggcgtaggttatgattgtaatctcttgtaggttatgaagttaactattactatgcactctaaaggttactttaatatgaactccggattcactctccacggtgtgacggtgacagtgtgcgcatcgtgtgtgtttcctttatgaagttgtggagtttgtttactccggcttgagggtgctcttgtagccctacacaatgaatggtgtttgttatccaacaagagagtgtttgaaagtagcacaagtgaagagaagttatttatttatgtgatcattgttgagagtgtccactagtgaaagtatgatccctaggccttgtttttaagcattgaaacaccgtttccaataagttctgctacatgtttacttgctgccatatttatttcagattgctattactacttataatcatccatattacttgtatttcactatctcttcgccgaactagtgcacctatacatctgacaagtgtattgggtgtgttggggacacaagagacttcttgtatcgtaattgcagggttgcttgagagggatatctttgacctctacctccctgagttcgataaaccttgggtgattcacttaagggaaacttgctgctgttctacaaacctctgctcttggagacccaacactgtctacaggaatagaagcgtgcgtagacatcagggaccaatcgagagatctcgttgcgtcatacaagttatcatccacttcatcaagttacctccgctgtgttcgccccgtgatcatcatcagcaccgttgcttactgagaagatcgggccaccccttatcaatctACTTTCTTGTTTATGAACTATCCACTTTGTGCAACATGTGTGCTATTCTGTATAACAAACATAAACTACCCACTTTATGCTATTTGTTAGAGAAACAATTATTATCCATGTTTTCGATACTTGAAAAGTATTTTGTGTCATGCGTGTTGTAGTTTTCTCCTTATTCCAATATTTTAATGTTTTATTACGTGTGgaaaataatatatataattCTATTATACATATGCTATTTTTTATACATTTACACAAATTTATATTGTTCAAACTCAACAAACATCAAATTACATGGTATGTACATCCAAATAGGAATTGGAATTGGGTACACCCTTTGGTTCCAACGACAAATTCCAAGCACACCCAAACAACATAATTCAAATTGGAGGCTAATTCATTTCTATCTTGCATTTGGAATTCCCATTCCAATTTAATTCCAGATCAGATTCATTTCATCCAAACAAAGTGCAAGCGAAATTAGGAGGACCAGACATTGTTGCATATCTCACCAGTCATGTTTGAGTGGTAATGAACCTATACAAGGTCTCATAGACTTAAGGGGAACGGAACATTTAGTCATGATCCGATTGAAATAGGTCACGAGGGCTAGACCCGAGTGGAACTGGAACAGTTTCCTACACTAATTGGATTTGTGCAATACTAGGTTAGGGTTCGATGGGACACAAGTGTTGGTGGTCAAATCATTCACCTATGTAGGATCGAGGCAATCCTAACTGAAAGGTTTTACACGATTCCAAGAGTTAGATAACCTATTCACCCCAAAGTCGTGGGTCATGTGAAAAGATCTAGCAATACTAGGCGTATCCCGAAACAGCTTACTTTTTCTTAGATTAAAACAATCCTTGACTCTGATCATACTCTTCCATTATCCTAGACACAAGTGATGATGCGGTCACCAAATTCATCATGTTATTCTTTAAAACTTGTTGAAAGAGCATTGATCcaaatgtgtggttttggtaattaatgaaaaaTCTCTATGAATTATTGTTTGCATTGATATATACTTGAAGGGTTTGTCTATAtataattcttgaaccatatgttggcttcaaggtagaCAGAAGAATATTAGGTGATGATTAAGGGGTTTTTTAAGGAGTGGTCCGGAGTTGGTCATGGGAGAGTTGAGCTAATGTTGAGCATTTCTTGAAGAAGAagcaggagaaggaggaggaggagatgatgATGAAAAGAGAACAAATGATACATGTTTGATACATACAAAGTGCAAATAGTGGATTCAAATTGATCAAAACACACAAGGCGTAGAAGATTTACCGAGTGGGATCAAGTGATCTCACGTGGTATGGTAAGAAATTGATGATTGCACTTTGTGAACTAACCCATGATCTGTGGGTCTGGTGTTTCCATGTGGGTTTATGTATCTCtctatgggcatgcatcaaaatgaAGATTCCATATAACCATAGGAGGATGACATAAACGGGTGATTTTCAAGAAGTTtgagaagtgcaagttcaagatgagcatcttgaaaaAATGTGTATGCTTAAAAATTTccttccatttggtgataatggtcatgtgaagatgtgcctaaGATAAGCTCTCCCATATTGTTCTATGGTGAGCAATTTAAAAGTCTTCATCGAGCGAGCATAATCAAAAAGGTGTTGCTACTTGaggaggtcaagatcgtcatcatctagATTAAGGGAAATGCACAAGGCAAAGGGATATCCTTGATaggtttttccttttaccggtcggtATTAGTTGGAAGATCAGGTTATAGTATTGATATTTGTACTATCAATTCGGCTCTCAAGTGATTAAATTGATTTCATTGTTCGTATAGAGATCAAACATTTGCATGAAGATAAGCTTAACTTCATACAAATTGTTTTATTTGTATTTTCTCTTTGTGgggatttagagcttgtggttatctcCAAGAGAAGCTCAAGTTCATCAAAACTGGTTTTCAAATGACACATCTgttgctttttttgttttttggatTTTGCTAGAAAAAATTTAAGAGATAAAAAATCATCTTTTGGTTTTATCCTGCTttggtttttttgttttttttgtatgGAGTTCTAGAGTTTGTTTTTATCTTCAAAACGAGCACAAGTTTACCAAAATTGGAGTGAGGATGCAAAAGTTGTGGATGTTTATGTACTGGATCTTAGGGATGGAAGTTTTGGTGATCCTGCCCTCGAAGTTTCGGCCCTCGCGCTGTAAAGTTGTAACTGTTGTATTTTCGGGTAACCTTTTTAATGTGTTCTTTTTTCTCAATGGTTCCCAAGTTTTTTAGCACGCTTTTCCCCTCCATTTTTTGACCCTCTTGATCTTTCCATCTCTTGATCATTTCTATggttcttgcatctatttgaggaaaaagagagagaagagatgaagacatataTTTCCACGTGAGGGTGAGATATTGAATTTAGATCTTGAATTCATTTGTTTATTTCCTCCCTTGTTCCTTCTCTCTTATTCATCCATAGTTTTTGTTGTTTGGTGGGATTTTCGAGAGAAGGACTTATGCACTTATTGTGTTATTGTCATTGCACTTGTTGCATCATTTTGAGTTCTCCCTGATGAAAGTTCGTGTGCTTATTAATTTCTCTTAATTTATTGGAACTCTAGATGGTTGATGACACATCAAAGCTCAATCTGTATGATGTAAAGCTTCATGGTGGTTCTTGGAAGACTCCAATTAAGTTATGAAGATTTCCTCATGCTTGTTGTAAAGGTTCATTTGCCACCTTCAAAGACACaacttaagttgtggagatttccCTAGACTTGCTCTTGATGATCTAAGGATGTGCGCAAGTCCTATAaaccgagacggagggagtagagagTTTGTGCATACATCATATTTTTTGGTAATCTACTCCAATACAAAATTTGTGCCAAAAACCGAGGAAATTAGCTAGCATGAACTACCGGTTTTTACATTGTGCTTGTTCCTGGCCTCTACACTCTAATGAAAAAGAAATGTAGCAAATCTTAATTCCCATGTAGTCTAAAGTCAACCCAGTTTTATGTCAAAATAAGCTTAGTGGTCATCATCAGCCATAACCTATACATATCCAGGAGCTTCTCTTATTATGGAGCTATCGAATAAATAtctaaggctggccatagtgctagtatcttaggtagtatcatgcatcttaggcccacaaaaatgctgatgtggcatctaattaatgaggagagacaagattagagtaacataggtggatactgtatcatagcgcacattacgagaaaagctaatgttaaatagatcttgtacacacattttgtattgggattctataaaacaataaatttagaaaattatgatagtactctataataccacccactatagtgataatatcatacacaagtatcatatgcatgatactacaatatgatactatgcactatgaccagcctaatagGAGACGGCTATTCAAAACTAAAATACCAAGACGGATAGCTTTTCTTGTGATAATTGTCCCGGTTGTTCTCCAATAATTAGTGTTTAAATTTGGAGGCGACAGATACGGATACTAGCTTGCATCTGAACTACTTATGTTCCAactttaaaaaaaattgtgaatTATTTACTCAATATTCCTAGCCGGTAATAGTAActattaaaattcaaaaaaaaaaaaacattcatcTAGCGGCCACGAACAGCAGTGGTACCTACCTCCACGGCGTGCCGATTACAGTAGGTACGGTTGCGATCGAAAATTCAAAAGTAAAAGCCGATATTCTTTCCTGGTCATTTCTGGCCTCCTTTCGCAGACACTTTCCCAGAGGCCTGACGGGTCCTAGTCGTCGCCTCGTCGGGTACAAACAGGATCGCAGATCTCGGGGTTGGTACACCTACGTCCATACTGCTATACGCGATTCCTATTCTGCATGCAAAAGCAGGTTGAAAGCAACGTAAGACGTAACGGTACAGCAGCCCATGCTAGAGTTGTTGTCTACGGTAGACCCGCAACAGCCAGGTGCCATATCACCCACGGCAGCAAACGATAGTAAAGCAAATAAGAGCTAGGCCAAGCAAACGGCTATAAAGCAGGAGCAGGACAGGGTCCTGTTTTCACCGTGCATGCAGGCACGACTCGATCATGTTCTTCAACCTTCGCCCACGCCGACCGACGTATCAGCGGCGCAGGCTGCAAGAAGCAGACACACGCATACACAAGGTAGGCACCTCTCGATCCTCAGCGATGTGCCATTTGCTTTTACCTTTTTTTTGAACTTGCATATGTATTTGCGTTGACCTTGACCTTGCTTCAGGCAAATATTCTTTTCCTGAACGTACCACCTAACGCTTGCTTAGACATAGCTTAAACAAACCGCTAGCTGCAGCTAGCTTAACGGACGGCATTACGCACTAATTAATTAAAGCAATCGAGTTAATCATATCTCTTAATTCCGCTTGACAGGAGAGTTCGAAAGCGAAACGAGGAGAGCAATCAAGCCAGCGGTGCCTACCCTAGCAGCCCGGCTAGCTACCTGCTTGGATCTTGACCTACTATATAACACAAGAACACTGATCGAAAAACAAGAAACTGACGGTTAATTTCCAAGTTCAATCGCGCTCGACGATTTTGACGTTCTATCGCGTCAGGGACCATCACGCGACTTCCCAGCCTATCGACTATCGTTAACGTGGGATTAGAAATATTTACCAGGCAGGCCTGCGTCAATGGCGAACCATACACTTTGGGAGTGTTCGCTGAGCTCAACGCGCCCGGGGGAGGTGGCGCAAGCGGCCCGCCCAAGCCGCCAGCTCCTcgctatgatgatgatgacgacttgGACGACCTGGACTCCGACGACAAGAGCGACGGTGAGCGCTGGAACCGCCACCGCAGGAACGACAAGAACGACAAGTCGGGCGCCGCAAACATCACCAAGGCCGGCCAAGATGGCGGGTCGCTGGGTGGGTCTGGGAAGACCACGCGGGCGGCTGCGCCGGGCACGCGCAGCACCCCTCCGCTGGGTGCGATTTCGGACCAGTATGGGTCCAACCTGGCCGGCAGCATTCCCGGCCTCTCCCTCTCCCGCAGGTTTGAGGCCCTTGCTGATCTGGACCGGCCGGAGACTGGAGACGGCGCGCCCACACCCATGGACACCTCTCTCCCAGGCCTGGAGGAGTCCCTCGCGTCGGGAGAGACGGTGTCCCACGTCTCCGACCCCGTGGACGCCTGGCTCTTGGACAGCCCCACCGGCCAGGTCCCCGCGGTGGCGCCGGGTCCGACGCCGACCTCGGAGCCGGACCTctgcggcgaggtgatcgccgccaTCTCCCTCTCCCAGGGCAAGCGCACCAAGGTGGTGGAAGTGCAGGCGTCGCCAAGGACTGCcaagaagacgacggcggcgggtgCGGTGCGGAAGAGCTCCAGGAACCAGGGCCCGGCGGCAAACCTACCGGTCTTGGAGAAGGCCAAGCTGTTGGCCAAGGCCAAGAACCTCGATCCTCCTCCTTCTGGACCAGGTACTAACCCCTTCGCTGCCGTGCCCTCCCTCTCTGACTCGCACATCTCCTCTGTAATCACCGACAGCTGCATTGTCTTCGTACCGAGTGCGGGCACCCGGGAAGAGGCCATCACCCTCCTTCGCGCGAAGGAACAGGTCCAGGCAGCCCTCGCGAAGGCTGCGGCCGATAAGGCGCGCCAGGCCGCTGAGCTCGCTGCCAGGGAGGCAGTCGAGAACACCGCAGACTCCCCTGGGGAAGGGGGCGGATCTCTCCGATGCCCTTGATCTACCGGCGGAAGCTGGCTGTGGGAAGGCCAGCTCCCCCCACCCCCCCGACACGTATCACTCGTAGCATGTCGCGGAGAAAACGCTCCACACGACCTCTGCTGACGGCCCGCAAGGGGCGCGGGATGAAGCTTAAGGGTAAGCCATGAGAGCCCTAATCTATAACATTAGGGGCTTCGGCGAGCAGGGTCGCCGTACGCAGCTCAAGAACTACCTGCGCCATAATTGCTACGACATCATCGGTCTCCAGGAAACAATCAAggcggatttctccaccgccgaaCTTCGTAGCCTGGAGTTTGGTAGCCAATATGTCTGGAACTGGGTCCCGGCAGACGGTCATTCGGGAGGAATGCTCCTTGGCTTCAATGATGATGCTTTCGAGGTAGGGGCCTGGAAGAGCGGCTCCTTCTTCTTGTCCGCCCCGGTGTTCCAGCGCAACAACCGGCTTCGGTGGTCCTTCTTCCTTGTTTATGGGCCGGCCGACCACCGCCGCACGGACGAGTTCCTGGGGAGCTCACCCAAGCTGTGAACGCCTCGCCTTAcccggtggtggtgggggcgattTCAACTTAATCCGGTGTGGCGCGGACAAAAACAATGGGAACATCCACAGGGCTAGGATGCTTCAGTTCAATGAGGCCATTGCTTCTATGGCGCTCAGAGAGCTTGACCGAGCAGGGGCTTGCTTCACGTGGACCAACAAGCGACTCGACCCAGTCAGTTGCGTTCTGGACCGAGTCTTGGTGTCCCCAGCCTGGGAGGTTGCCTTCCCTCTGTGCTCCCTCACTGCCCTCACTAGGATTGGGTCGGACCACACCCCTCTCCTCTTATGTGATGGCATGAACGCACCACAGAGAATTTCCCGGTTCTTCTTCCAATCTTGGTGGTTTGAGGTCCCGGGCTTTCCTGAGCTGATGAGGGACAAGCTCAACCACTTCCTTCTGGATCTAGGACCGCACAGGTGTTGCATTGACCTTTGGCAATGCACATCGCGCCACTCCCGCCAATTCCTGAAAGGCTGGGGAGCTAACCTGGGAAAGGAGCGGCGAGATCGCAAAGCCGAACTCCTTGCGCAGGTGGGCGACCTGGATCGCCAGGCTGATGGGCCAGGCCTTGACGAAGAGGGATGGGCCCTCAGATATCACCTCGAAGATCAGCTGGTCTCCATGGACAGGATCGACGAGGAATACTGGAGGCAACGCAGTCGCCTCCGGTGGACCCTGCAGGGGGACTCTTGTACTGCCTATTTCCATGCTATTGCAAATGGGTGCAGGAGGAAGTGCACCATCCCCCGTCTCTTGACTGATCTGGGAGAGATCGATGAGCAGCAGGCCCTAATGGAACACATTTACCAGTTCTACCAGGGCCTGATGGGTTCGGTGGGAGAACCTAGGAGGTTTGCCCTGGGCGACAACCTCTGGGAGGAGGAGGGTAGAATCTCGAACATTGATAACCGAGAGCTGGAGCACACCTTCACTGCGGAGGACCTTGACGAGGTCCTTCTCAGCATGATGCCTGACTCTGCCCCTGGCCCGGATGGCCTACCTGTCCTCTTCTTCAAGAGATTCTGGGAGATTCTCCGCGCCCCCATTCTGAAGATCCTGAACGAATTTGCCCTAGGGAGGGTAGACATCGCGCGCCTCAACTTCGGGATTATCTCCCTGATCCCGAAAGTTAAGGGCGCTGATCAGATCAAACAGTTCAGACCTATCGCCCTCATCAACATTATTTTTAAGTTTGTCTCCAAGGCCTACGCGGTCAGACTTGCTCCccttgtgatgaggacatccctactacaccactacttccgtcattgatagatgaaggtgaacctgctgtgaagctcaagtccgatgaagttcggattggaccaattacaagagctcgtgcgaagctacttaaacaacaggtgaacttgtttcNNNNNNNNNNNNNNNNNNNNNNNNNNNNNNNNNNNNNNNNNNNNNNNNNNNNNNNNNNNNNNNNNNNNNNNNNNNNNNNNNNNNNNNNNNNNNNNNNNNNTGTCAAAGAAAATTGTCAATGGTTGAATAGTTATTCTGATCTTTAGGTTCTCTCAATGTTGCTGCCATTTATCTTGATGTTCTTTGGACCAATCGCCCTTTTCTAAATCATCATTCTTTTAATGCTgctacattttacatgcatcTAATATTTCTTTTATGTATTTAATGTATAGTTTTCTTTCAGCGATGGCAATGCAAGCAGGAACCCCGTCCCCTCCATTAAGCCCCCAAGTGGTGGGTTTCCTCTCCTGTGAACTGGCTATTACATGCGTTCATTACTTGATTTGACTGACATCTTTTCTTGTATAGATTTGCTCTGTATTTGTTGAGCAATATTACCACATTCTACACGAGACACCAGACCAGGCGCATAAGTTTTATCAAGATACAAGTAGGATTGGCCGGACAGGTTCTGATGGAGTCATGGAATACGTAACAACATTGCCTGTAAGTTCTGCGAAAAATTGTTGCTACAGCTGGTACGGCCTTACCCTTGACTATTTCTCCTTATTTACACCTCCTGTATTTGAACAGGAGATCAACAAGAAAATATTGTCTATGGACTTCAGCAAATACTTAACAGAGATAGAGACTGCAGATGCACTCTTATCTCACAATGGTGGCGTTATCATTGTTGTTACTGGATCATTAACCATGTCTGATGGCGTTTGCCAAAGATTTACACAGACGTTCTTCCTTGCACCACAAGAAAGTGGTGGCTATTTTGTTCTCAATGATATTTTAAGGTTGATATCAGAAAGGAATCAAGGAAATGAAAGAACTCTGAAGGATGGGCCTGTTGCTCAATCAGGTCGAGTATATTTTGCATCCCTTCTAAATTACCTGTAATCCCCATGTGTACTGACATTTCAACAGTGGCAGATCCTACTCCAGCTGTGGCGGTGGAGCATATGACCACTGACATTGTTGCGGACGTGCAAGTTCCGAACTCTGGCACAACTGTTGAAAATAACCCCACTGCTAATGGAACTGTTGAAAATAATGTCGAGCCACCTGTGAAGGTGACCAAAGAGGATGTGAAAAAGATTTCTGTTGCTGTTGCCCCCCCTCCAGCTCAGAAGGATATTCCAAAAAAGACCCCTGTTGCTGCTTCTCCCCCTCCAGCTCAGAAAGATGTCACTAAGAAGACTTACGCATCAATTGTAATTTCtccatctctattttattttccaATAGTCTCTTATGGCCATGCTCCTAATGTAACCGTGAAGTGAAGGGCTTATTTCTTTTGTGGACTTCTTTTGATACTATAGCTTTTGTACACATCATTGAGGCTCTTTCTAATTGGTGACCTGCAGGTGAAAGTCATGAAGGAGGGCCCACCAACTCCAGTTGTCAAATCTAAACCATCTCCTAAACCTGTGACGAAACCTGCGATCAAGGCTGTTGAAGGTCCAGAAAAGTCTTCCGTGAAAGCTCCTGAAACCGCACCATCTGCCACGAGTGTTACCAAGAACAAAACTTCTCATGAGGGTTGGTTATGGTTTAATTTGGCGTATGCAGTCCTTTTGACATTGATAGTTGTGATAACATTATTTTACCCTGCAGAACAAGGCTATTCGATTTTCGTCAAGAGTTTGCCTTTCAATTCGACTACTCAAACGGTTGAAGAAGAGTTCAAGAAATTTGGTGCAATCAAGCCTGGTGGCATCCAAGTTAGGAACAACAAGGTTAGTAGTAAGCTAGTAGCAGTTGGTTTTGGCTCTGGCTAAGCTGTTTGTCTGACATTGTTCCTTTTATTGCTGCAGGTCGATCAGTACTGCTTTGGCTTTGTTGAATTTGAAACCCAGCAAGCTATGCAAGCTGCAATTCAGGTTTGCCTATAATGGACAGATTGTGTTTTTACAATACCTGTGGAGATAATGTAACCTTCATATCTTATTGTGGCGTAGGCTTCTCCGCTATTTA contains:
- the LOC124660646 gene encoding nuclear transport factor 2-like: MAMQAGTPSPPLSPQVICSVFVEQYYHILHETPDQAHKFYQDTSRIGRTGSDGVMEYVTTLPEINKKILSMDFSKYLTEIETADALLSHNGGVIIVVTGSLTMSDGVCQRFTQTFFLAPQESGGYFVLNDILRLISERNQGNERTLKDGPVAQSVADPTPAVAVEHMTTDIVADVQVPNSGTTVENNPTANGTVENNVEPPVKVTKEDVKKISVAVAPPPAQKDIPKKTPVAASPPPAQKDVTKKTYASIVKVMKEGPPTPVVKSKPSPKPVTKPAIKAVEGPEKSSVKAPETAPSATSVTKNKTSHEEQGYSIFVKSLPFNSTTQTVEEEFKKFGAIKPGGIQVRNNKVDQYCFGFVEFETQQAMQAAIQASPLFINELEVRIEQKRTSTRVVNGVVMNAGGGGRFQYGRGHRGGGRGGGYGNNANYRGGDNFHSRRDENGDDFNNMRDDGDSFNRRNDGENFNRRNRNEYSGGRGGRGPPPQGNGYHHHNGNGFHQPRPFPNENGRYARANGGPKQTQVGA